From Haemorhous mexicanus isolate bHaeMex1 chromosome 1, bHaeMex1.pri, whole genome shotgun sequence, one genomic window encodes:
- the OTULINL gene encoding inactive ubiquitin thioesterase OTULINL isoform X2 encodes MWQKVKVQLMLSMSFLTALFWYCRRLYSFLAQLLKRWSNYLQRQLIRNLSVLPEVDLLGYSAREWKGETKQAKQMREAYEELFRSCHIKYLRQVRRDNYSVIRAVLFQIFSQGIPFPSWMKERDILKLPEKLLYSQGCNWIQQYSFGPERYTGPNAFGKLRKCMEALKTNWAEISATRDHEERGSMCNTLFSDESKEYKLYEAIKFIMLYEVVEAHEQIKSRDQPIHNLFSLLFARDSSSDPLSFMMNHLNSIGDSICLDQVELFLLGYLLEVKIRVYRLHRFNTEEFQVNYPDEYRREWNEISLLTEDDHYYHIPLFRT; translated from the exons ATGTGGCAAAAAGTGAAAGTGCAGCTAATGTTAAGCATGTCCTTCCTCACCGCTCTTTTTTGGTATTGTAGAAGGCTATACAGCTTTTTAGCACAGCTGCTGAAACG GTGGAGCAACTACCTTCAGAGGCAACTCATAA GGAATCTCAGTGTGCTGCCAGAAGTTGATCTACTTGGTTACAGTGCAAGAGAatggaaaggagaaacaaagcAGGCCAAACAGATGAGGGAG GCATATGAAGAATTGTTTAGGAGCTGTCATATCAAATACCTGAGACAAGTCAGGAGGGACAACTACAGTGTAATAAGAGCAGTGCTTTTTCAGATATTCAGCCAAGGCATTCCTTTTCCTTCGTGGATGAAGGAAAGAGATATATTGAag ctccctgaaaAGCTTTTGTATTCTCAAGGTTGTAACTGGATTCAGCAATACAGTTTTGGGCCAGAAAGATACACGGGTCCCAATGCCTTTGGGAAATTGCGCAAATGTATGGAGGCCTTAAAGACAAAC TGGGCTGAAATAAGTGCTACAAGAGATCatgaagaaagaggaagcaTGTGTAATACACTATTTTCTGATGAAAGCAAGGAATACAAACTATATGAGGCCATAAAATTCATCATGCTCTATGAAGTTGTTGAAGCCCATGAGCAGATAAAGAGCAGGGATCAACCCATACACAACCTTTTTAGCCTTCTCTTTGCTCGTGACTCTTCGTCTGACCCTCTGAGTTTCATGATGAATCATCTGAACTCCATAGGGGACTCTATTTGCTTAGACCAG gTTGAACTGTTTCTTCTTGGATACTTACTTGAAGTAAAGATACGAGTTTACAGACTGCATAGGTTTAATACAGAGGAATTTCAAGTAAATTATCCGGATGAATACCGAAGGGAATGGAATGAGATTTCTCTCCTGACTGAGGATGACCACTACTATCACATCCCCCTTTTCAGAACGTGA
- the OTULINL gene encoding inactive ubiquitin thioesterase OTULINL isoform X1 encodes MQRQHDRWASKNRNHFTEHKNRSRISSERSVGRHEVWSWKTASKESLCLMWQKVKVQLMLSMSFLTALFWYCRRLYSFLAQLLKRWSNYLQRQLIRNLSVLPEVDLLGYSAREWKGETKQAKQMREAYEELFRSCHIKYLRQVRRDNYSVIRAVLFQIFSQGIPFPSWMKERDILKLPEKLLYSQGCNWIQQYSFGPERYTGPNAFGKLRKCMEALKTNWAEISATRDHEERGSMCNTLFSDESKEYKLYEAIKFIMLYEVVEAHEQIKSRDQPIHNLFSLLFARDSSSDPLSFMMNHLNSIGDSICLDQVELFLLGYLLEVKIRVYRLHRFNTEEFQVNYPDEYRREWNEISLLTEDDHYYHIPLFRT; translated from the exons GAAGGCATGAGGTGTGGTCCTGGAAAACTGCCAGCAAGGAATCCCTGTGTCTCATGTGGCAAAAAGTGAAAGTGCAGCTAATGTTAAGCATGTCCTTCCTCACCGCTCTTTTTTGGTATTGTAGAAGGCTATACAGCTTTTTAGCACAGCTGCTGAAACG GTGGAGCAACTACCTTCAGAGGCAACTCATAA GGAATCTCAGTGTGCTGCCAGAAGTTGATCTACTTGGTTACAGTGCAAGAGAatggaaaggagaaacaaagcAGGCCAAACAGATGAGGGAG GCATATGAAGAATTGTTTAGGAGCTGTCATATCAAATACCTGAGACAAGTCAGGAGGGACAACTACAGTGTAATAAGAGCAGTGCTTTTTCAGATATTCAGCCAAGGCATTCCTTTTCCTTCGTGGATGAAGGAAAGAGATATATTGAag ctccctgaaaAGCTTTTGTATTCTCAAGGTTGTAACTGGATTCAGCAATACAGTTTTGGGCCAGAAAGATACACGGGTCCCAATGCCTTTGGGAAATTGCGCAAATGTATGGAGGCCTTAAAGACAAAC TGGGCTGAAATAAGTGCTACAAGAGATCatgaagaaagaggaagcaTGTGTAATACACTATTTTCTGATGAAAGCAAGGAATACAAACTATATGAGGCCATAAAATTCATCATGCTCTATGAAGTTGTTGAAGCCCATGAGCAGATAAAGAGCAGGGATCAACCCATACACAACCTTTTTAGCCTTCTCTTTGCTCGTGACTCTTCGTCTGACCCTCTGAGTTTCATGATGAATCATCTGAACTCCATAGGGGACTCTATTTGCTTAGACCAG gTTGAACTGTTTCTTCTTGGATACTTACTTGAAGTAAAGATACGAGTTTACAGACTGCATAGGTTTAATACAGAGGAATTTCAAGTAAATTATCCGGATGAATACCGAAGGGAATGGAATGAGATTTCTCTCCTGACTGAGGATGACCACTACTATCACATCCCCCTTTTCAGAACGTGA